The Salmo salar chromosome ssa04, Ssal_v3.1, whole genome shotgun sequence genomic sequence atgatggagaccacagtgttcttggggaacttcagtgctgcagaaatgttttggtactcttccccagatctgtgctccgacacaatcctgtctcggagctctacggataattcctttgacctcatggcttggtttttgctctgacatgcactgtcaactgtgggaccgtatatagacaggtgtgtgcctttccaaattatgtccaatcaattgaatttaccacaggtggactccaatcaagttgtagaaacatcttaaggacgatcaatggaaacaggatgcacctgagctcaattttgagtttcatagcaaagggtctgacaacttatgtaaaaaaggtatttctgttttttctacttttaatacatttgctaaatacttttttttgctttgtcattatggggtattgtgtgtagattgatgaggaaaaacattaatttaatccattttagaataaggctgtaacgtaacaaaatgtagaaaaggtcaaggggtctgaatactttccaaatgcactgtataaacaCTCAATAGTTTGTCTGTGATTGTACCTAGGTAGATGACGTATGGGGCCGCAATAGTCCCGATCCGAGCAGCTGAAGAACAGATCCCGACGCCAGCACTCCTGACAACAGTGGGGTAGATCTCTGCGGTGTAGATGTAGACCACGGTGAATGACATTGTGAAGGCAAACTTCCCAACCATCTCCACAGCTATAGCAACACCTTGCAGATCTACAGGATAGAGAAAGACATTGAGATACATGTGAGCATACAAGCTTTTTTCAGAGTGGGGTTGACCTACATATGCACCCAGTGCTCGGCAGATCTTTCCCATTCTCTGTGTGAGGTTGGCGTGCCCTGGGAAGACGGGAGGGGGGAATGTGCATGCAGTTCAAATTCCAGTAGTAGCAGTTCTGGTAGCGAATCATAAGTTGCTCAAGCGTGCCCATTTCACCAAGATCCGCTCTCCTTCTCCCTGGGCATGCCCTTCTTAACTTTTATACTTCTGTTTGTGAACTTGTTGATAGAATTGTTAATATTGCATTGTAACTTGTTGTGAGGGATCACTGCAGGACCTAGGAGTGCTGTAGGAGCGCTGACACTGAAGATGTTGTTAACTCTTGTGTATGGAGCTCTCCATTTTCAACCTTGAATATTGATTGAATAATTTAGGCTATGTGAAGCtattaaataaatcaataaaacaaGCTGTACATTGCAATCTCTGTTTTCTCATTTCCATGCTTCACACAGGAAGTATTGAACCTGTATGCTTATTAGTAATATTGTTTTGCATCACAGGACCTCACCTCTATTAAAAAAGGTGCCATAGTTCTGCTAGCAAACTTTAACTGGTCACATTTTCGTTTGTTGATTTACAATTATTACAATTAATGAATGACTATATATGTTGAAAAACATATCTAACTTGATTACCAGACACTACGTTATTTTGATTATCTCTTATCGTATAGCGAGTTGATCTTATATAATATTATACAATTTTAAACAATCAAAATTCAAAGTCTTACTCTCAGGGATGAGTTGGATCAGGAAAAGCATTCCTCCTCCTATTAAGAGGAAAGCTGACAGTAGGGGTCTTCTCTGACAGTTCCTGAGGAGCACTGTAGAAAATACATATGCTGGGACTTCAGTAAGAGCTGATAAGAAACAATTTAGATAAGGATCTCCACTCAGATTGGATGTGTTTAGCGAGAGTCCATAATATCCAATGTTTACTGCCATCCTGAAAAGACACAACACAGATGGCTTGAATGAAACTCAAAACGATCAAGTAAACACCACTAAACACCAGTTTATTCATTACACATTATTGTCtgtattacagtgtgtgtgtgtgtgtgtgtgtgtgtgtgtgtgtgtgtgtgtcaaagtgcTTCAAACCTAAACATTATGCTATAACCTAATATGATATAAATCCAatctattgttattattattattattatttctgatAGAGTAGACACTCACCATAAAAACAAAGACATCAATGTAACACATCTGATGTTGCTGGTTCTCAGAACGTCAATCATGCTATATTTGTTTTTCCGTGCCGATGCCACGTCCAACTGTTGAAATGATGAAATAAACATCCATTAAGTACAGTAATGAGccttgtttatacctggttctaatatgtgccctgatcttgtccacattctgattgtgcccatatTTTCAGACATGCATCTacacatggtattaaaatgtgtctcTTATCCATCCACTATGTCTGCATTGTGAACAGATTTCCTGGTCCCTTACTGTATGCAAGTTATTTGACAGGTATTCttaatataataaaataatatttatttttaacaCATTGATGCCATAAGTCAATGGTGCCACCTGTCAATGACTTTAGAGGGCGGCTATATGGATGATTATCGATATATCGATAAATGGTTTCAGTGACCAGATCTGTCTACACTTGTAAGATCTAGACACAATGTGTCCCCGACTACCTCCggaggtggtcaggaagatctaatcacaatcagatcacaataTGTCCTTTgattgtctacacctgtctaaaaatgtTGACACAATCAGATCGGGGCAAAGGATGCATGTTAGCGCCAGGTATAAATGGGCTACAGAGATGCTCTTTAGGCCATGTTGTTTTTTTCTTATAAGCTGAATTACTGAACTATATTTATTTCACAAACACAAATGGTGAAACTGACCTCAGTGTCTTTAAAGATGACCTCTGGTGCTGTGACTCTGTTTCTCTTGGCAGCGTCTCTCAGTATGGCCTCAGCCTCCTCTACTCTTCCCTGAGAGTATAACCAACGTGGAGACTCTGGGATGAACCTGACATAGACAGTGTTTATAGTGAGGTGAGTAACAGTGCTTGTATTTTTATGGCATTATAGTTTTGGTTAAGTTGTATAAATACTTCTTTAGACATACAGAAGATTAAAACATACGATTTTTACTGAGAACATACCACCACAATGGGATATACACTACGGGCACACTGGACAGGATTATGAGAAGTGTTCTCCATTCCCTCATTGCGTAAGCGATCCAGGGCAGTGTCATGTAGCCGATACAGTAGTGCAGAAAAGCCCCCAGAGTAGTGAAAACTTCACGCATGGACTTACTCAACACCTCTGTTCCTGTTGAAGAGAATTCATATTCAATTATTATTTAGATGTTTTTTAAATGTCTGCTGGGATCAAGTTTAGTCTATGATTGAGCAAAAACAATTGAACCAAAAATGATCCCATCTTTGGCCTCTTTTAAAAGTAAATAGTCATAGATGAGGTCCTAGTGTAAGCAATATTTGATTTGTCAAGGGGTACAACAAGGACGTCCACTCTCTACTCTATTGTTCCATTTTTAAACCTTAATCAGATATTTAGCCTTGTTAGAGTAGTCCTGCTACtccacaaaaataaataggctaatAAACAAATGAACAGGACATTGAAAGTCACATATGGTTTTACTCCAAATACGGTATATGTAATCTGAGATTTCTACATGCTGTCATTTGTTATATGAATATTACTTGACACAAAAGTCCAACGAATAATCAAATATCAAGCTCATTTCACTGAGGTTTATAATGTCTACTGATTCATTCACTACCAGCCATTCTGTAGGCATGCTGTTCAAAAGAAACACCTTTAGTGACGGAAGCAATGCCTAACATAACTTTCAAATGAAACCTGGGTTTGATGGCATTTACTTTACGGGCAGCTAATTCAAGTTGACTGTGGTCTGTATTTATGATCGTGGTCACCGTTATATTGCTACAAGTTATTCAATGAATATAACAGTTTATGTTTGTATAAAATGAGTTCATGTCCATGCTTACCCAGTACAAATGCACTGATATAGAGGGATATCTGAGAGGCACCAACAAACGTGAACATAATGCAGAAAACCTCCCATGATGGAGAGAAGGCCTGAATGAGCACAGAGACCAATTGGGCAACAAGAGAGCCGAAAATAACTTTCTTCCTCCCAAACCTAAatggaaaataaaataatattaaaTGAAACAAACATTTCATAGAGaaaaacaatttaaatataatCAATCCGGTTACCAGTTACTAATGATCAGGTTACCAGTTTTGACTGAATAGGGTTGTCGATGTAAGACAAGTCTATAATTTGACAGCAGAGAGCGCTACAATCATAGGACAGCAGTTTAGTCGGCAGAGTTGACAGATAATGTATGACTTTCCAGATGCAATCTACAGGTAGAGGATGGAACATAGTGATTGCAGGGAGAAACAGTACCTGTCAGAAAGCTGGCCAGACAACAGGGATCCAATCAGGAAACCCACAAAAAGAGTTGACGAGGCAAAAGGAGTTTTCCACTCATTGTCACATACAAGGTCCCACTGCAGGAAAACAAACCCATTATTCCTGAAGTGACAGGACCCGTGGCAGCAGAAGGCTCCAGTAACAAACCCATGCTGAAAAACAACATTTAATTTGCCCCAAAAGTGTAAGAGAAGGACAGGAGCTGGGGACGTTGCACATTTTCACTGATGCCAATGGAAGTTTCAGACAATTACCAAAGCCGTTAACACCTCCCCAGTGACGTTGATCACTCAACAATACCCAATACTGtaattccaaatcaaatatcAGTGGCATGCATGTTTGATTAGATACTCATGATTCTGGTAATTATCTAAGCAAGAAACATACTCTATGTAGTACTACCAATTCACTACTTCATACTCTGTGTAGTACTACCAATTCACTACTGCATGGCCAAATGTTTGCGACACATGACTGCCCTGGACAACATACACTCACCTCAGTGACTATGGTGGACTGGTATATATCTTTGCTGTAGCTCCATCCATCCACACAGCACTCCTGCTCCACCCCAGTGAGGTTGACGTCCAGGCCGGGGATGTAGCCCAGAGCAGACAGGTTTCTGACCACATCCAGCCTGTATCTGCTGCActtgctctcctcctcctgtccattTACCACCTCTATGGGAATGATGGCCTTCCTCCATGCCTCGCTCAGGTTGCCCGAGTCCGGGATAAAACAGTGGTGCGGGGGAGTTGCTCCAACAAATACAATGAACAGCCCAAAGAATCCAGTGGAGATGAAAATTGTATTCAGAAGAAAGAAAGTCCTATAGAAATAAGGTCCTTTCTGACCCAGGAAGGCAGTAACGTCATCATAATCTCCCATTCTTATGGCAGTAAAAGGAAAAGTGGAGCACCTGAAACGGTTTGATACGTGTGTCTCAGAGATGTGGAGGGTAGTGAAGAGTTAAGTTCTCTTTGAGCAAATGCTCAACAGGACAGAATTACAACTTCCAAGCTGCAGTGTACAGACCTGGGTAAGTCCAGGGCCCCTTAACAACAAGCCACAGAGCACAGCTGTTCCATTCCCCCCGTCCCAGAGAGTTGATCCCAGTGTTAATCCCCAGCAGGGAATGGTTGTATCCACCTTTCTCTGTTCAAAAAATGGTAGAGAACATAACCTGTTAAACATCAGTGAAAGACTTGTAACTCATATTTCTGATTGAGCTGAAGTATATAGTCGATCATCAAAGACATACTGACCATATTAAAGTGGCAGTTCAGTTAAAAATGTGATTTTTAATGAGGTCGAAATAACAgtctgaaattgtgaaaattatggtaatgccctttttgtgtaagtgctgtttgGGAAAAAATGCCTGGAATTTCAGAGTTTTTGGCCCAGATTATGACAATCTGATCTGATTATTATTCATCTTTTATTTGCATATGTATCCTCCTACTTTGATGGGGTAAGTGGGGTAGGCCCTagtgcaggggtgtcaaactcattccatggaggctCTAGAATCTGCAGGTTTTAGTTTTTTCCCTCttaattaagacctagacaaccaggtgaggggaggtctttactaattagtgaccttcatTCAtctatcaagtacaagggaggagtgaaaatctgcagacactcggccctccatcgaatgagtttgacacatgttCTAGAGTCTAGACCCCTCAAActgaactctggacctcgaagccattGCCACTGCGTTTTTTAATTGTTCCCCtccaatcagggactgatttagacctgggacaccaggtatttgcaattaattatcaggtagaacagaataccagcaggctctggacctcgtagggtaagagttgagtatCCCTGGTCTAGGCGATCCTATCCGCCACtcagggctgtgtatgtaaatCTATTTTAAATGTGTATTGATAAGCCTGCAtgatcagactgagcatttcaatggcaaaggaggctcagggaagtaaatgataaaaaatatatttggagTTATTTTCATTAAATTAACAAACACAGTGATTTATCATACATACAGTGAtgatataaaaataaaatgttaaagaCTGCATGGGGGCTTTAACTGCCATATTAATATGTATATAAAGTTAGTCCTGGTACTAAATGCCTTGTATCATTTTCTCTAAACATCATTCCTTTCTCTCACAAATACCCCTAGGAATTGCATGGGATTGTACTGTGAACGGCTTAGATAGCATTAAAAATGGACAAACTTTTCTAAGGCTGACAGGTTGAAATGAAATTCACTGTATGTCAACAACATGTAATTCATGGCACAATAATGTACTTCAGTAAAATACATACATAATGAATGGTTGGTAGCATACTGAACATTTTGGTCTATTCAAATAGCTAATACTTTCAGAAAACAAGGTGGTTTTGAAGTTGCCATTGGAAAAGGTAcatctagggttagagttagggttaggattagggcacCAAGCTTTGATATCAAGGAATTTCAACTGTACTTACATTCTTGTTTCTTGTCTTTTTTGAGATCGTACTCAACCAGATGTGCTCAGTCGGGTTTCAGACCTGATTTAACCTCCCTAGCTGGAGTTTGGGGATTTTTATTCTCTCTTACAATCAGTGATTCAATTAATTAATAGCTGACAAGATTATTTCCCTGGGTAATCAACTGTTGAAGTACAGCAACATCATTAGCGTTTCGGAGGTGGGGCGGGGGGGGGCAGAGTGCTGGGAAGGAGCCTAATTGTAATTTGTTTAAACAACTCCTCAAATGATTCTCTACATT encodes the following:
- the slc22a5 gene encoding solute carrier family 22 member 5, with the protein product MGDYDDVTAFLGQKGPYFYRTFFLLNTIFISTGFFGLFIVFVGATPPHHCFIPDSGNLSEAWRKAIIPIEVVNGQEEESKCSRYRLDVVRNLSALGYIPGLDVNLTGVEQECCVDGWSYSKDIYQSTIVTEWDLVCDNEWKTPFASSTLFVGFLIGSLLSGQLSDRFGRKKVIFGSLVAQLVSVLIQAFSPSWEVFCIMFTFVGASQISLYISAFVLGTEVLSKSMREVFTTLGAFLHYCIGYMTLPWIAYAMREWRTLLIILSSVPVVYIPLWWFIPESPRWLYSQGRVEEAEAILRDAAKRNRVTAPEVIFKDTELDVASARKNKYSMIDVLRTSNIRCVTLMSLFLWMAVNIGYYGLSLNTSNLSGDPYLNCFLSALTEVPAYVFSTVLLRNCQRRPLLSAFLLIGGGMLFLIQLIPENLQGVAIAVEMVGKFAFTMSFTVVYIYTAEIYPTVVRSAGVGICSSAARIGTIAAPYVIYLGSINKYLPYIIMGSMTVTSSAVNLFLPETFRKELPETVEQMQQCKGLCRKEPRNANILKKGGDTPTILNEFKF